A region of Nocardioides sp. JS614 DNA encodes the following proteins:
- a CDS encoding carbohydrate kinase family protein — translation MSLLIAGSIATDHLMSFQGRFADSLVVEQLDKLSVSFLVEDLEIRRGGVAANMCFGLGQLGVRPVLVGAAGEDFADYRSWLERHGVDCGHVRISETRHTARFVCTTDPTGAQIASFYPGAMSEARLIELGPIVTRVGEPDYVLVGADDPDGMLRHTEECRQRGYPFIADPSQQLAFSDGVLIRSLIDGAAILFSNEYESAMIEQKTGWSADEILAHVGLQVTTLGKNGVRISRAGEETIELPAARDVVAVEPTGVGDAFRAGFLAALAWGVGLERSAQVGCVLAAYVVETVGTQEYSFTPSQFLARVEHSYGVAAADEVAAHLKAVG, via the coding sequence ATGTCGCTGCTGATCGCCGGCTCCATCGCCACCGACCACCTGATGAGCTTCCAGGGCCGGTTCGCCGACTCGCTGGTCGTCGAGCAGCTGGACAAGCTCTCGGTGTCCTTCCTGGTCGAGGACCTCGAGATCCGGCGCGGCGGCGTGGCCGCCAACATGTGCTTCGGCCTCGGTCAGCTCGGCGTCCGGCCGGTGCTCGTCGGGGCGGCCGGCGAGGACTTCGCCGACTACCGCTCCTGGCTGGAGCGGCACGGCGTCGACTGTGGCCACGTGCGGATCTCCGAGACCCGGCACACGGCGCGGTTCGTCTGCACGACCGACCCGACCGGCGCCCAGATCGCCTCGTTCTACCCGGGAGCGATGAGCGAGGCCCGGCTGATCGAGCTGGGTCCGATCGTCACGCGGGTGGGGGAGCCCGACTACGTCCTCGTCGGCGCCGACGATCCCGACGGGATGCTGCGCCACACCGAGGAGTGCCGCCAGCGGGGCTATCCCTTCATCGCCGACCCGAGCCAGCAGCTGGCCTTCAGCGACGGGGTCCTCATCCGCAGCCTGATCGACGGCGCGGCGATCCTGTTCTCGAACGAGTACGAGTCCGCGATGATCGAGCAGAAGACCGGCTGGTCGGCCGACGAGATCCTCGCCCACGTCGGCCTCCAGGTCACCACGCTCGGCAAGAACGGCGTGCGCATCAGCCGGGCGGGCGAGGAGACCATCGAGCTGCCGGCCGCCCGCGACGTGGTCGCGGTCGAGCCGACCGGGGTCGGTGACGCCTTCCGCGCGGGCTTCCTCGCGGCGCTCGCCTGGGGGGTGGGTCTCGAGCGGTCCGCCCAGGTCGGGTGCGTGCTCGCGGCGTACGTCGTGGAGACGGTCGGCACCCAGGAGTACTCGTTCACGCCGAGCCAGTTCCTGGCCCGGGTCGAGCACTCCTACGGTGTGGCCGCGGCCGACGAGGTGGCCGCGCACCTCAAGGCTGTGGGCTGA
- a CDS encoding L,D-transpeptidase, translating to MSQSRPRSGAAAALALTAALTLSACRSDDLPGASALAGDGPSASASAEVPALRLVTSVQKGATDVAVDRELAVEARGGSIDSVSVSSPAGKVPGQVRADGTRWVASGRLEPGTSYTMTTVAAKTDGTRVSRTTRFRTQDLTLDEQTYPSVAPLAGETVGVGMPVIVSFDLPVSDKASFEKHMQVTSAPSQPGAWHWISDTEAHWRPKAYWKAGTDVHVDIDVNSVSAGHGIYGQESRELDFHVGDAHIYRVDAQTHQLKVFSNGKLLRTLPTTTGKPGFTTRSGVKVIIEKFPVKRMNSETIGIPAGSSEAYDIDDVQWAMRVTYSGEFIHAAPWSVGSQGYANVSHGCTGLSTANAAWLYAMSRRGDVVEYTGTDKPMTLTNGYGDWNESFQQYRQGSALS from the coding sequence ATGTCCCAGAGTCGTCCGCGCTCGGGCGCGGCCGCAGCCCTCGCGCTCACCGCTGCGCTGACGCTCTCGGCCTGCCGGTCCGACGACCTCCCCGGCGCCTCGGCGCTCGCGGGGGACGGCCCCAGCGCATCGGCGTCGGCCGAGGTGCCCGCTCTGCGGCTGGTGACGAGCGTCCAGAAGGGTGCCACCGATGTCGCGGTCGATCGAGAGCTCGCGGTCGAGGCCAGGGGCGGCTCGATCGACTCCGTGTCGGTGTCCTCGCCCGCTGGCAAGGTTCCCGGGCAGGTCCGGGCCGACGGCACCCGCTGGGTGGCGAGCGGGCGGCTCGAGCCGGGCACGTCGTACACCATGACGACGGTCGCCGCGAAGACCGACGGCACCCGGGTCAGTCGCACCACCAGGTTCCGCACCCAGGACCTCACGCTCGACGAGCAGACCTACCCCTCCGTGGCGCCGCTCGCCGGCGAGACGGTCGGTGTCGGCATGCCGGTGATCGTCAGCTTCGACCTCCCCGTCAGCGACAAGGCGTCGTTCGAGAAGCACATGCAGGTCACGTCCGCGCCCAGCCAGCCGGGTGCCTGGCACTGGATCAGCGACACCGAGGCTCACTGGCGACCCAAGGCGTACTGGAAGGCCGGCACCGACGTCCACGTCGACATCGACGTCAACAGCGTGTCTGCCGGACACGGGATCTACGGCCAGGAGAGTCGCGAGCTCGACTTCCACGTCGGGGACGCCCACATCTACCGGGTCGACGCGCAGACGCACCAGCTCAAGGTGTTCAGCAACGGCAAGCTCCTGCGCACGCTGCCGACCACCACCGGGAAGCCGGGCTTCACCACCCGCTCCGGGGTCAAGGTGATCATCGAGAAGTTCCCCGTCAAGCGGATGAACTCCGAGACCATCGGCATCCCCGCCGGCAGCTCCGAGGCCTACGACATCGACGATGTCCAGTGGGCGATGCGGGTGACCTACTCCGGGGAGTTCATCCACGCCGCACCCTGGTCGGTCGGCTCGCAGGGCTACGCCAACGTCTCGCACGGCTGCACCGGGCTGAGCACCGCCAACGCCGCCTGGCTCTACGCCATGTCGCGCCGTGGCGACGTCGTCGAGTACACCGGCACCGACAAGCCGATGACGCTGACCAACGGCTACGGCGACTGGAACGAGTCCTTCCAGCAGTACCGCCAGGGCTCCGCCCTCAGCTGA
- a CDS encoding cysteine desulfurase family protein, with amino-acid sequence MTSADPAGAPRRPTYLDSASSEPLHPAARDTLLAALERGYADPRRLHGPARDARLLLDNARAVVAECLGVRPDEVTFTSSGTDAVHRGLLGLVRASRRGDGVAYSAVEHSAVLRAVAWGGTGHEVGARPDGRVDPGLLAEAAAADGVGVVALQSANHEVGTVQPVGELEPRDGVPVFVDACASMGRLPLPDGWNVAAGSAHKWGGPAGVGVLLVRKGTRWLNPFPGDDRIDERADGFENVPAALAAAAALRAVVAERATVNPRQHDLVDRIRAAAAKIPDVEVVGDPVDRLPHLVTFSCLYVDGEALVTELDRRGYGAASGSACTSSTLTPSRVLEAMGVLTHGNLRVSLTRDTTEQDVEGFLEVLPQVVRDIRAEAGL; translated from the coding sequence GTGACCAGCGCAGACCCGGCGGGCGCTCCGCGGCGTCCGACCTATCTCGACTCGGCGTCCTCCGAGCCGCTCCACCCGGCGGCCCGGGACACCCTGCTCGCCGCGCTGGAGCGGGGGTACGCCGACCCGCGCCGGCTGCACGGCCCGGCCCGCGACGCCCGCCTCCTGCTCGACAACGCCCGCGCCGTGGTCGCCGAGTGTCTCGGGGTGCGCCCCGACGAGGTCACCTTCACGTCCTCGGGCACCGACGCCGTCCACCGCGGGCTCCTGGGCCTGGTGCGGGCCTCGCGCCGCGGCGACGGCGTCGCCTACTCCGCCGTCGAGCACTCCGCGGTGCTGCGGGCGGTGGCGTGGGGTGGCACCGGGCACGAGGTCGGCGCGCGGCCCGACGGGCGGGTCGACCCCGGGCTCCTCGCCGAGGCCGCGGCGGCCGACGGGGTCGGGGTCGTCGCCCTGCAGAGCGCCAACCACGAGGTCGGCACGGTCCAGCCGGTCGGCGAGCTCGAGCCCCGCGACGGCGTACCGGTCTTCGTCGACGCCTGCGCGTCCATGGGCCGGCTGCCACTCCCGGACGGTTGGAACGTGGCGGCCGGGTCCGCGCACAAGTGGGGCGGCCCGGCAGGGGTCGGGGTGCTGCTGGTGCGCAAGGGCACCCGATGGCTCAACCCGTTCCCCGGGGACGACCGGATCGACGAGCGCGCCGACGGGTTCGAGAACGTGCCCGCCGCCCTCGCCGCCGCGGCGGCGCTCCGGGCGGTCGTCGCCGAGCGGGCCACCGTCAACCCGCGCCAGCACGACCTGGTCGACCGGATCCGCGCCGCCGCGGCGAAGATCCCCGACGTCGAGGTCGTCGGCGACCCGGTCGACCGGCTCCCCCACCTGGTCACCTTCTCCTGCCTGTACGTCGACGGCGAGGCGCTGGTCACCGAGCTGGACCGGCGGGGGTACGGCGCGGCCAGCGGCTCGGCGTGCACCTCCTCGACCCTGACCCCGAGCCGGGTGCTCGAGGCGATGGGCGTGCTCACCCACGGCAACCTGCGGGTCTCCCTGACCCGGGACACCACCGAGCAGGACGTCGAGGGCTTCCTCGAGGTGCTGCCACAGGTGGTCCGCGACATCCGCGCCGAGGCCGGCCTGTGA
- the ctaD gene encoding aa3-type cytochrome oxidase subunit I, which produces MTATAAPSTTITARPPLGQQLARIMTTTDHKVIGKLYLGTSFAWFLIGGLMAMLIRSELAYPGMQVVNDEVYNQLFTMHGTIMLLLFATPLFFGFANVIMPLQIGSPDVAFPRLNMLSYWLFLFGGLIAASGFLTPSGAADFGWFAYTPLSDAVRSPGVGGDLWIMGLWMAGLGTILGAVNFITTIICMRAPGMTMFRMPIFVWNTLVTSLLALIVFPVLAGALLSLEADRQLGAHVFDTSHGGAILWQHLFWFFGHPEVYIIALPFFGIVTEILPVFSRKPIFGYIGLVGATLGIAVLSVAVWAHHMFVTGAVDLPFFSGMTFLIAVPTGVKFFNWIGTMWGGSLSFDTPMLWSIGFLTTFLFGGLTGVILASPPLDFHVSDSYFVVAHFHYVVFGTVVFAMFAGFYYWWPKMTGRMLDERLGRLHFWLLFIGFHTTFLVQHWLGVEGMPRRYADYLPGDGFTTLNQVSTIGAFLLGASTLPFLYNVYISRRSPLVTTDDPWGWGRSLEWATSCPPPRHNFVTIPRIRSESPAFDLHHPEVAAIELEDNEAARVGAPADAPDMEGREEMLRDRNTDPEGNA; this is translated from the coding sequence GTGACCGCCACCGCTGCACCGTCGACCACCATCACGGCACGCCCGCCGCTGGGTCAGCAGCTCGCGCGCATCATGACGACGACCGATCACAAGGTGATCGGCAAGCTCTACCTGGGCACGTCGTTCGCCTGGTTCCTGATCGGCGGCCTGATGGCCATGCTGATCCGCTCGGAGCTGGCCTACCCGGGCATGCAGGTCGTGAACGACGAGGTCTACAACCAGCTGTTCACGATGCACGGCACGATCATGCTGCTGCTGTTCGCGACGCCGCTGTTCTTCGGCTTCGCCAACGTGATCATGCCGTTGCAGATCGGCTCGCCCGACGTCGCCTTCCCGCGCCTGAACATGCTCAGCTACTGGCTGTTCCTGTTCGGCGGCCTGATCGCCGCGTCCGGCTTCCTCACGCCCTCCGGCGCGGCCGACTTCGGCTGGTTCGCCTACACCCCGCTCTCCGACGCGGTGCGCTCGCCGGGCGTCGGCGGCGACCTGTGGATCATGGGCCTGTGGATGGCCGGCCTCGGCACCATCCTCGGCGCGGTCAACTTCATCACCACGATCATCTGCATGCGCGCGCCCGGCATGACGATGTTCCGGATGCCGATCTTCGTGTGGAACACGCTGGTCACCAGCCTGCTCGCACTGATCGTCTTCCCGGTCCTCGCCGGCGCGCTGCTCTCGCTCGAGGCCGACCGCCAGCTGGGCGCCCACGTCTTCGACACCTCGCACGGCGGCGCCATCTTGTGGCAGCACCTGTTCTGGTTCTTCGGCCACCCCGAGGTGTACATCATCGCGTTGCCGTTCTTCGGCATCGTGACCGAGATCCTCCCGGTGTTCAGCCGCAAGCCGATCTTCGGCTACATCGGCCTGGTCGGCGCGACCCTCGGCATCGCCGTCCTCTCGGTCGCCGTGTGGGCGCACCACATGTTCGTCACCGGCGCCGTGGACCTGCCGTTCTTCTCCGGCATGACCTTCCTGATCGCCGTACCGACCGGGGTGAAGTTCTTCAACTGGATCGGCACGATGTGGGGCGGGTCGTTGTCGTTCGACACCCCGATGCTGTGGTCGATCGGCTTCTTGACGACGTTCCTGTTCGGCGGCCTGACCGGCGTGATCCTGGCCAGCCCGCCGCTGGACTTCCACGTCTCCGACTCCTACTTCGTGGTCGCGCACTTCCACTACGTCGTCTTCGGCACCGTCGTGTTCGCGATGTTCGCCGGCTTCTACTACTGGTGGCCGAAGATGACCGGCCGGATGCTCGACGAGCGGCTCGGCCGGCTCCACTTCTGGCTGCTGTTCATCGGCTTCCACACCACGTTCCTGGTCCAGCACTGGCTCGGCGTCGAGGGCATGCCGCGGCGCTACGCCGACTACCTGCCGGGCGACGGCTTCACGACGCTCAACCAGGTGTCGACGATCGGCGCGTTCCTGCTCGGCGCCTCCACGCTGCCGTTCCTCTACAACGTCTACATCTCGCGTCGCTCGCCGCTGGTCACCACGGACGACCCGTGGGGCTGGGGCCGGTCGCTGGAGTGGGCCACGAGCTGCCCGCCGCCGCGCCACAACTTCGTGACCATCCCGCGGATCCGCTCGGAGTCGCCGGCGTTCGACCTGCACCACCCCGAGGTCGCGGCGATCGAGTTGGAGGACAACGAGGCCGCCCGGGTGGGCGCACCTGCCGACGCACCTGACATGGAGGGCCGCGAGGAGATGCTCCGCGACCGCAACACCGACCCGGAGGGCAACGCCTGA
- a CDS encoding sulfurtransferase TusA family protein, which translates to MNTPVDLELDCRGMRCPLPVIELGKRIGEVPVGGLVAVVADDVAARADVPAWCRMREQEYVGEEAAADGTPRYLVRRVSPQP; encoded by the coding sequence GTGAACACGCCGGTCGACCTCGAGCTCGACTGTCGCGGGATGCGCTGCCCGCTGCCGGTCATCGAGCTCGGCAAGCGGATCGGGGAGGTCCCCGTGGGCGGCCTGGTCGCGGTCGTCGCCGACGACGTCGCCGCCCGCGCCGACGTCCCGGCGTGGTGCCGGATGCGCGAGCAGGAGTACGTCGGCGAGGAGGCGGCCGCGGACGGCACCCCCCGCTACCTGGTGCGGCGGGTCAGCCCACAGCCTTGA
- a CDS encoding glycerate kinase family protein, whose amino-acid sequence MRILVAPDKFAGTLTAVEAADAIAAGWRRRAPGDELDLAPMADGGPGFVDVLHAALGGELLAVTVRGPHGEPTPATVLVAAGTAYVEAAQACGVHLTGREGAESATTYGVGELLLAAAGAGAERVVVGLGGSGTNDGGAGLLAALGATADRPLDEGAAGLAGVTRVVLPAFSLPLVAATDVDNPLTGLFGATKVYGPQKGVAEERLPVVDGWLEELAAATDRRRSLDKGAGAAGGLGFALLLLGGTREPGIGLVADAVRLAERARAADLVVTGEGAFDFSSRSGKVPYGVAEIAQAALRPCVALAGQVLVGSREMRALGIESAYSLVELVGEERAFADPAGALADLAERVARTWSRQ is encoded by the coding sequence ATGCGCATCCTGGTCGCCCCCGACAAGTTCGCCGGAACGCTCACCGCCGTCGAGGCGGCCGACGCGATCGCGGCCGGCTGGCGCCGGCGGGCCCCGGGCGACGAGCTGGACCTCGCGCCGATGGCCGACGGCGGCCCGGGCTTCGTGGACGTGCTGCACGCGGCGCTCGGCGGCGAGCTGCTGGCGGTCACGGTCCGCGGCCCGCACGGCGAGCCCACGCCGGCCACCGTGCTGGTCGCCGCGGGCACGGCGTACGTCGAGGCGGCGCAGGCGTGCGGCGTGCACCTGACCGGGCGCGAGGGCGCGGAGTCGGCGACGACGTACGGCGTCGGGGAGCTGCTCCTCGCGGCCGCCGGGGCGGGCGCGGAGCGGGTGGTCGTCGGGCTCGGGGGGAGCGGCACCAACGACGGTGGCGCCGGCCTGCTGGCGGCGCTCGGCGCGACCGCGGACCGACCGCTCGACGAGGGGGCGGCGGGCCTGGCCGGCGTCACCCGGGTGGTGCTGCCGGCCTTCTCACTGCCCCTGGTCGCGGCGACCGACGTGGATAACCCGCTCACCGGGCTGTTCGGCGCCACCAAGGTCTACGGCCCGCAGAAGGGCGTGGCGGAGGAGCGGCTGCCGGTCGTCGACGGGTGGCTCGAGGAGCTCGCGGCCGCGACCGACCGGCGTCGGTCGCTGGACAAGGGCGCGGGAGCGGCCGGCGGGCTGGGCTTCGCACTGCTGCTCCTCGGCGGCACCCGGGAGCCCGGGATCGGGCTGGTCGCGGACGCCGTGCGGCTGGCCGAGCGGGCGCGTGCCGCGGACCTGGTGGTGACCGGCGAGGGGGCCTTCGACTTCTCCAGCCGGTCCGGCAAGGTGCCCTACGGCGTGGCCGAGATCGCCCAGGCGGCGCTGCGGCCGTGCGTGGCCTTGGCCGGGCAGGTGCTGGTCGGCTCCCGGGAGATGCGGGCGCTGGGCATCGAGTCGGCGTACTCCCTCGTGGAGCTGGTGGGGGAGGAGCGGGCCTTCGCCGATCCGGCGGGCGCCCTGGCCGACCTCGCCGAGCGGGTCGCGAGAACCTGGTCACGTCAGTGA
- the erpA gene encoding iron-sulfur cluster insertion protein ErpA, translated as MTEQVETTTEHRTDQINLSPVAATKVKSLLEQEGRDDLALRISVQPGGCSGLRYQLFFDERSLDGDVVTDFDGVSVVVDRMSVPYLNGAMIDFVDSIEKQGFTIDNPNASGSCACGDSFH; from the coding sequence ATGACCGAGCAGGTCGAGACCACCACCGAGCACCGCACGGACCAGATCAACCTGAGCCCCGTGGCGGCCACCAAGGTGAAGAGCCTTCTCGAGCAGGAGGGCCGCGACGACCTCGCGCTGCGCATCTCCGTGCAGCCGGGTGGCTGTTCGGGCCTGCGCTACCAGCTGTTCTTCGACGAGCGCAGCCTGGACGGCGACGTCGTCACCGACTTCGACGGCGTCTCCGTCGTCGTCGACCGGATGAGCGTCCCCTACCTCAACGGCGCGATGATCGACTTCGTCGACTCCATCGAGAAGCAGGGCTTCACCATCGACAACCCCAACGCCAGCGGCTCCTGCGCCTGCGGCGACAGCTTCCACTGA
- a CDS encoding cytochrome c oxidase subunit 4 — MKSEAWIFGIVTIFFGLISPAYWFMSSDWTGTSALTMTALLAGMVTLYLGFHAKKMDPRPEDRKDGEIADGAGELGFFPPYSWWPLWCALTLGIIVYAVALAAWWLVIIGVVLGAVALSGWIFEYYRGAHAH; from the coding sequence ATGAAGTCCGAGGCCTGGATCTTCGGGATCGTCACCATCTTCTTCGGGCTGATCAGCCCGGCGTACTGGTTCATGTCCTCGGACTGGACCGGCACGTCCGCGCTGACCATGACGGCGCTGCTGGCCGGCATGGTGACGCTCTACCTGGGCTTCCACGCGAAGAAGATGGACCCCCGCCCGGAGGACCGCAAGGACGGCGAGATCGCCGACGGCGCGGGCGAGCTGGGGTTCTTCCCGCCGTACTCCTGGTGGCCGCTGTGGTGCGCGCTGACCCTGGGGATCATCGTGTACGCCGTCGCGCTGGCCGCCTGGTGGCTGGTGATCATCGGCGTGGTGCTCGGCGCGGTGGCGCTCAGCGGCTGGATCTTCGAGTACTACCGCGGGGCGCACGCCCACTGA
- the ctaC gene encoding aa3-type cytochrome oxidase subunit II — protein sequence MLSLQLPKRAAGSRGTARRVAALAAIGVGVLVLGGCSSETQGEWKRLAMPDPASEQGEQVLNLWQGAWIAALVTGVIVWGLIFYAIWRFRRRSEDEIPVQTRYNLPLEIFYTIAPIIMVIVFFAHTVKVQNAILDDDLPVDNTIEVVGQQWSWTFNYGIGEQDASANDDATDDVFAYSSYVHEAGTGSYIPTLVLPVGETTRFNLHSPDVIHDLSVPAFLLKMDVVPGRVNHYEITPTRIGEYAGKCFELCGVYHSRMLFNVKVVSADDYQTYLQQLQDAGATSQAPLLGGEYASTQAGLDSGDQSEEGAE from the coding sequence GTGTTGAGTCTGCAACTCCCCAAGCGCGCCGCCGGCAGCCGCGGGACCGCCCGTCGGGTGGCCGCCCTGGCAGCGATCGGCGTGGGCGTCCTGGTCCTCGGTGGCTGCTCGTCCGAGACCCAGGGCGAGTGGAAGCGATTGGCGATGCCCGACCCGGCGTCGGAGCAGGGCGAGCAGGTGCTCAACCTGTGGCAGGGCGCCTGGATCGCGGCGCTCGTGACCGGTGTCATCGTGTGGGGCCTGATCTTCTACGCGATCTGGCGGTTCCGCCGGCGCAGCGAGGACGAGATCCCCGTCCAGACCCGCTACAACCTGCCGCTCGAGATCTTCTACACGATCGCGCCGATCATCATGGTGATCGTCTTCTTCGCGCACACGGTCAAGGTCCAGAACGCCATCCTCGACGACGACCTCCCGGTCGACAACACGATCGAGGTCGTCGGCCAGCAGTGGTCGTGGACCTTCAACTACGGCATCGGTGAGCAGGACGCGTCGGCCAACGACGACGCGACCGACGACGTCTTCGCGTACTCCTCCTACGTCCACGAGGCCGGCACCGGCTCCTACATCCCGACCCTGGTGCTGCCGGTGGGGGAGACCACCCGCTTCAACCTCCACTCCCCGGACGTGATCCACGACCTGAGCGTCCCGGCGTTCCTGCTGAAGATGGACGTGGTCCCGGGCCGGGTGAACCACTACGAGATCACCCCGACCCGGATCGGCGAGTACGCCGGCAAGTGCTTCGAGCTCTGCGGCGTCTACCACTCGCGGATGCTCTTCAACGTCAAGGTCGTCAGCGCCGACGACTACCAGACCTACCTCCAGCAGCTCCAGGACGCCGGTGCGACGTCGCAGGCGCCGCTGCTGGGCGGCGAGTACGCCAGCACGCAGGCCGGACTCGACTCCGGCGACCAGTCCGAGGAGGGCGCGGAGTGA